A region from the Drosophila takahashii strain IR98-3 E-12201 chromosome 2L, DtakHiC1v2, whole genome shotgun sequence genome encodes:
- the LOC123003194 gene encoding uncharacterized protein, which yields NRTYKYLSLKVKLLKKPITKVKVNVALLKLLNGYKPFLYNLTVDACRFIKNPKANPIGNYIHSFFKDYSNMNHSCPVDHDIILEKLPIGHPNTQVTEVLPVPHGDYLYHSNWYAYDNNRATVNVYVTIS from the exons AATCGCACCTATAAATACCTGTCCTTAAAAGTGAAGTTGCTTAAAAAACCCATTACCAAAGTAAAG GTTAACGTGGCACTTCTGAAGCTATTAAATGGCTATAAGCCGTTTCTCTATAACCTGACAGTAGATGCCTgcagatttataaaaaatcctAAAGCTAATCCCATTGGTAATTACATTCACAGCTTCTTTAAGGATTACTCCAACATGAATCATTCCTGTCCCGTTGAT CACGATATTATTCTTGAAAAACTGCCTATAGGTCATCCAAATACGCAAGTAACAGAAGTTCTTCCGGTTCCTCATGGAGACTACTTGTATCATTCTAACTGGTATGCTTACGATAACAACCGTGCCACGGTAAACGTATATGTCACAATTTCTTga
- the tj gene encoding transcription factor Maf — protein sequence MKMEDPTINDTYVQEFDLHHLEVGVNGNGNGNGAGPAHGGSSQVTTIGHVKREDHSPPQPVAVKWTTIHGEPANPEDEPDSLPLSGPEPAGAVEVSPSPHIKLRSFSGHHQWHMDERRLQPLSPPPEQYGPLPGQAILVNTSSGAAGAGVPGGVPSTPPETPPVVGSPTGSSSCPAQTYAHHYARTPGSSASAAAAAASAAAAAAGAASVGAGLSHDMMWLTNSIRAEQQPLDLRPLPYPGSQEEAEEWDRQRDYALQAAAAHHHHHGQPLMQAQHHHHPHGGHGGHPHQVVLQQGKYPHHHHHHFHNLDLTPINMHSNSYGAAPGALTPTCLPQVPSNGSGSSGGGGGGGSGSGGPGSVGGGSCVITRAALQPCRPLSASSTRSSNNMSPRTCSGAYSNATLEDCLNDDMLTTLTVRELNKRLHGCPREEVVRLKQKRRTLKNRGYAQNCRSKRLHQRHELEKANRVLNQDLHRLKVEYSRVCQERDALMQRLQRVGAANGGGGGASAGGGDSQSSPEFYL from the coding sequence ATGAAAATGGAAGATCCCACCATAAACGACACGTACGTGCAGGAGTTCGATCTGCACCACTTGGAGGTGGGCGtcaacggaaacggaaatggaaaCGGAGCTGGCCCCGCCCACGGTGGCTCGTCACAGGTGACCACCATTGGGCATGTAAAGCGCGAGGATCACAGTCCACCGCAACCGGTGGCGGTCAAGTGGACGACGATCCACGGGGAACCCGCCAATCCGGAGGACGAACCCGATTCGCTGCCCCTCTCGGGACCAGAGCCCGCCGGAGCCGTGGAGGTCTCGCCGTCGCCGCACATCAAGCTGAGGTCCTTCTCGGGCCACCACCAGTGGCACATGGACGAACGGCGCCTGCAGCCACTCTCCCCGCCGCCGGAGCAATATGGTCCGTTGCCCGGACAGGCGATCCTGGTGAATACATCCTCGGGAGCGGCGGGAGCGGGTGTGCCGGGCGGAGTGCCCTCAACGCCGCCGGAAACGCCACCCGTGGTGGGTTCGCCCACGGGCAGCAGCAGTTGTCCAGCTCAGACCTATGCCCACCATTACGCCAGGACTCCGGGCAGTTCCGCCTctgcagccgccgccgccgcctctgcagccgccgccgccgccggagcAGCCTCGGTGGGTGCCGGCCTGAGCCACGACATGATGTGGCTGACCAACTCGATACGGGCGGAGCAACAGCCGCTGGACCTGCGACCCCTGCCCTATCCGGGCTCccaggaggaggcggaggagtgGGACAGGCAGCGGGATTATGCTTTGCAGGCGGCGGCTGCTCATCACCATCACCACGGACAGCCGCTGATGCAGGCGCAGCACCATCATCATCCGCACGGCGGACATGGCGGTCATCCGCACCAGGTGGTGCTGCAGCAGGGCAAATATCCGcaccaccatcaccaccacTTTCACAATCTGGATTTGACGCCCATCAATATGCACTCGAATTCGTATGGCGCGGCTCCGGGCGCCCTGACGCCCACCTGCCTGCCCCAGGTGCCCAGCAATGGGAGTGGCAGcagcggaggaggcggcggaggaggcagTGGTAGTGGAGGTCCTGGCAGCGTGGGTGGCGGATCCTGCGTGATCACCCGTGCTGCCCTGCAACCCTGCCGTCCCCTCTCCGCCAGCTCGACCAGATCCTCGAACAACATGTCCCCGAGAACCTGCTCGGGTGCCTACAGCAATGCCACGCTAGAGGATTGCCTCAACGACGACATGCTGACCACGCTGACGGTGCGGGAGCTGAACAAGCGACTCCACGGCTGCCCGCGCGAGGAGGTGGTGCGTCTGAAGCAGAAGCGGCGCACCCTGAAGAATCGCGGCTACGCCCAGAACTGCCGGTCCAAGCGACTCCATCAACGCCACGAACTGGAGAAGGCCAATCGGGTGCTCAACCAGGATCTGCACCGCCTCAAGGTGGAGTACTCGAGGGTCTGCCAGGAGCGGGATGCCCTCATGCAGCGCCTGCAGCGCGTGGGCGCCGCCAAtgggggaggaggaggtgccTCCGCCGGTGGCGGCGACAGCCAGAGCTCCCCGGAATTCTACCTCTGA
- the LOC108062605 gene encoding uncharacterized protein, which translates to MGSRLRLLELVLLAYLIKQFTNVQCTSHDPAFSTFDYCFLKAVNRTYKYLSLKVKLHKIPVTKIRIHIALLKRLNGYKPFLYNFSVDPCQFIKNPKANPVANYVHGFFKDYSNINSTCPIDYDLVVEKLPISHINRHVTDVLPVPHGQYLLHSNWYAYNINRATVNVYTRIF; encoded by the exons ATGGGTTCACGACTTCGGCTGCTTGAACTCGTTCTTCTTGCTTATTTAATCAAACAG TTTACCAACGTTCAATGCACTTCCCACGACCCAGCGTTTTCCACCTTCGACTATTGCTTTTTAAAGGCAGTGAATCGTACCTATAAATACCTTTCCTTAAAAGTGAAGTTGCATAAAATACCCGTTACCAAAATAAGA ATTCACATTGCACTGCTGAAGCGATTAAATGGTTATAAGCCGTTTCTCTATAACTTTTCAGTAGATCCCtgccaatttataaaaaatcctAAAGCTAATCCCGTTGCTAATTACGTTCACGGCTTCTTCAAGGATTACTCCAATATAAATTCTACGTGTCCCATTGAT taCGATCTTGTGGTTGAAAAACTTCCAATATCTCACATCAATAGGCATGTAACCGATGTTCTGCCGGTCCCTCATGGACAATATTTGCTTCATTCTAACTGGTATGCCTACAACATCAACCGTGCTACGGTTAACGTATATAcgagaattttttaa